In the Streptomyces sp. NBC_00193 genome, TCGTCCGGCTCGCCATCCTGGCCCTGCTCGCGGTCGCCGTACTGACCGGCAACATCAACATCTACATGCTGATCGTGGCGGGATTCGCGCTGGGCTGTGGAGACATCTTCTTCGACATCGCCGCACAGACCGTCATGCCGGTGGTCACCTCCGGGGAGAAGGAGCTGATCCGGGGCAACAGCCGGATCTCCGCCGCCCAGATCAACGGCGAGCAGCTCGTGGGCCCCACGCTCGGCGGTGTGCTCTTCACCGTGTCGCATTCCCTGCCGTTCATCGGGAACGCGATCTCCTTCCTGGTCAGCGCCATCTGCGTCGGTTCCCTGAAGGGTGACTTCGGGAACGCGCCCACCGACGAGCCGGTCCGCAGGAACCTGCGCGCCGAGGTCTCGGAGGGTCTGACCTGGCTGCTGAAGCACCGGGTCCTGCGCACCCTGTCCGGCACGGCCGCCGTCGGCAACCTCGTCTTCACCGCCCAGATGTCGCTGCTGGTCCTGCTGGCCAAGAACGAGCTCGGTCTCGGTGAGGTCGGCTACGGCCTGCTGCTCAGCTCGACCGCCGTCGGTGCCTTCATCGGCAGCTTCGCGGCCACCACGATCTCCAAGAAGCTTCAGGTCGGCACCATGCGCGTGCTCGGCATGTCGCTCGAAGGACTGGCAATCATCGGCCAGGGCCTGACGGACAGCGCCTGGGTGGCCGGCGCGATGATGGCCGTGATCGGCTTCTCGATGAGCGTCCAGATCGTCGTCGTCGGCTCGCTGCGCCAGCGTCTCGCGCCGGCGAACATC is a window encoding:
- a CDS encoding MFS transporter: MFSSKEKEAQPRMSSSFNKVWVATISSSLGDGVQMAALPLLAVQLTDDPMLIGASGAVAMLPWFLFGLPAGALVDRWNRKKVMLRADLVRLAILALLAVAVLTGNINIYMLIVAGFALGCGDIFFDIAAQTVMPVVTSGEKELIRGNSRISAAQINGEQLVGPTLGGVLFTVSHSLPFIGNAISFLVSAICVGSLKGDFGNAPTDEPVRRNLRAEVSEGLTWLLKHRVLRTLSGTAAVGNLVFTAQMSLLVLLAKNELGLGEVGYGLLLSSTAVGAFIGSFAATTISKKLQVGTMRVLGMSLEGLAIIGQGLTDSAWVAGAMMAVIGFSMSVQIVVVGSLRQRLAPANIRGRVLSASRLISLVGAPVGGLLGGYLASTVSLRTPFIWGGALMVLVALASYPALSNRAIRAATEALGDPAADPKADTTEAAEEPAGASSK